A genomic region of Plasmodium falciparum 3D7 genome assembly, chromosome: 11 contains the following coding sequences:
- a CDS encoding apical exonemal protein codes for MKSHNLDLIKNQNFDKNHNFINYSELYKKYKEKYNVKSFNKLPVSTYTYPRYSKITNFDELKTELIYEKEINEIEEEYDDDDEQNNINNYDGNIEILFPMINEKENEDIKKKKTDNIYKSEKKSLRQRIYDGEVMFYEDYIEQLAVKDYEHFFKKPYEIKRKDEGGKNYFYGKKLEMNKEEDIYRKFYGFDDAYFLNKLQLKNKSPQKEKNKEEKQKKRNEEKILERQCGKKLSYEDKKFILNIIEENQLQDNSIYKYYMQNKCIFDKNLPEFKKKELLCGYIPDIILPANVRKVKHPKNCGVPLSSLHIYAQFIHELFKCPYIYNAIDVELGKYWKTNENELLNIMKSEKIKKGYKKDIYTATKEQLEKSSAKLKNLLKNDEVSDDTRKKFTINFKMPKKEKTNLVVSKGRYII; via the coding sequence atgaaatcaCATAATTTGGACCTAATAAAAAACcaaaattttgataaaaatcataattttataaattatagtgaactgtataaaaaatataaagaaaaatataatgttaaATCATTCAATAAATTACCAGTAAGTACTTATACATATCCAAGATATTCCAAAATAACTAATTTTGATGAATTAAAAACAGagttaatatatgaaaaagaaattaatgaAATTGAAGAAGAATATGATGACGAcgatgaacaaaataatataaataattatgatggaaatattgaaatattatttcctATGATAaacgaaaaagaaaatgaagatataaaaaaaaaaaaaacagataatatttataaaagtgAAAAAAAGTCCTTAAGACAAAGAATATATGATGGAGAAGTAATGTTTTATGAAGATTATATAGAACAATTAGCTGTTAAAGATTatgaacatttttttaaaaaacctTATGAAATTAAAAGGAAAGATGAAGGTgggaaaaattatttttatggaaaaaaattggaaatgaataaagaagaagataTTTATCGTAAGTTTTACGGTTTTGACGatgcatattttttaaacaaacttcaattaaaaaataaatcccctcaaaaagaaaaaaataaagaagaaaaacaaaaaaaaaggaatgaagaaaaaatattagaaaGACAATGTGGAAAAAAACTAAGTtatgaagataaaaaatttatattaaatattatagaaGAAAATCAATTACAAgataatagtatatataaatattatatgcaaaataaatgtatatttgataaaaatttaccagaatttaaaaagaaagaattgTTATGTGGTTATATACCTGATATTATTTTACCAGCTAATGTAAGAAAAGTTAAACATCCTAAAAATTGTGGAGTCCCATTAAGTagtttacatatatatgctCAGTTTATACATGAGTTATTTAAATgcccatatatttataatgccATAGATGTTGAATTAGGCAAATATTGGAaaacaaatgaaaatgaattactaaatattatgaaatcagaaaaaattaaaaagggatataaaaaagatatatacacAGCAACAAAGGAACAATTAGAAAAGTCTAGTGCAAAAttgaaaaatttattaaaaaatgatgaagtTTCAGATGATACAAGAAAGAAGTTTactataaattttaaaatgccaaagaaggaaaaaacaaatttagTTGTATCTAAAGGTAGGTacatcatataa
- a CDS encoding CLPTM1 domain-containing protein, putative has product MGLSLSSPQLPANAGSNITSNNNNNNHTNENQRVPFFQKIISIIVQMLIMHMVMYFLSGGKNNMMSKSGIMDRTNVVLKNSFEKGDIFDIYIFLSNNQSLDFEYLKNNSKLINIREKELYNHKTFSSYEKLNYTFNLNDSWKDEKYLSVVLVPIHFYKKRNYPLIKNTTLKYEFKDKVLVENIPLTVKMVPFESEEEEKYNLMDPSNNIKRKNIEEQKKKKRNEQLYHIKRRIDINIIYDDGKHMVKEFKMPYFKNWKVNLTSNTYTPPIFLSDFWLIEKDYYVLDDNFLKSKDKRVNYICTYDPYMLTKKQNDIHLYITEQNMDENKKLHIEINYGTCSFIYFMFIKQISYSLNMMNETAASAATTTSTTTTNNSNNNNNNNNNKIFSIQNITNITANKEVHMMKKILMTTNIYMLIFSAIFILLHSIFSFFAFKNDMQFWYKNESMEGLSALSVITAFVCDIILALYLYDSEKTSWLLLFEMFIGVALSAWKVTKAVHVSFSKKYPFIIFKDKKNYTESMTKKYDKIAIKYVGILLIPCLIGYAIYALFYFKYKSWYSYIISVLAGTVYTFGFIMMTPQLYINYKLKSVEHLPWKALIYKSLNTFIDDVAFFLIDMPWMHKLSCFRDDIIFLCYIYQRCIYKVDKNRNETLTQNEKIDNNNNAKQNDQLRELTQEQNVVDSHDKKND; this is encoded by the coding sequence ATGGGGTTATCATTAAGTTCTCCTCAGCTGCCTGCAAACGCAGGGAGTAATATTACAAGcaacaacaataacaataatcaTACAAATGAAAATCAGAGAGTACCATTTTTTCAAAAGATAATATCCATTATTGTACAGATGTTAATTATGCATATggtaatgtattttttatcgGGTGGGAAAAACAATATGATGTCTAAGTCTGGAATAATGGATAGAACTAAtgttgttttaaaaaatagttTTGAGAAAGGtgatatatttgatatatatatttttttaagtaaTAATCAATCATTAGATTTTGAATACTTGAAAAACAATagtaaattaattaatataagagaaaaagaattatataaccATAAAACATTTAGTtcttatgaaaaattaaattatacttttaatttaaatgataGTTGGAAAGATGAAAAGTATTTAAGTGTTGTACTTGTTcctattcatttttataaaaaaagaaattatccATTAATCAAAAATACAACATTGAAATATGAATTTAAAGATAAAGTTTTAGTTGAAAATATTCCACTTACCGTAAAAATGGTACCATTTGAATCAGAAGAAGAAgagaaatataatttaatggatccaagtaataatataaaaagaaaaaatatagaagaacaaaaaaagaaaaaaagaaatgaacaATTATATCAcattaaaagaagaattgatattaatattatatatgatgatgGAAAACATATGGTAAAAGAATTTAAAATGCCTTATTTTAAGAATTGGAAAGTTAATTTAACTTCAAATACATATACACCACCAATCTTTTTATCTGATTTCTGGTTAATAGAAAAAGATTATTATGTACTAgatgataattttttaaaatcaaAAGATAAACGagttaattatatatgtacatatgatCCATATATgttaacaaaaaaacaaaatgatatacatttatatataacagaACAAAATAtggatgaaaataaaaagttacatatagaaataaattaTGGAACATgtagttttatatattttatgtttataaaacaaataagtTATTCACTTAATATGATGAATGAAACTGCAGCATCAGCTGCTACTACAACAAGTACAACTACTacaaataatagtaataataataataataataataataataaaattttttcaattcaaaatataacaaatattacCGCAAATAAAGAAGTAcatatgatgaagaaaatattaatgactaccaatatttatatgttaatattttcagctatttttatattacttcATTCCATATTCTCATTTTTCGCATTCAAAAATGATATGCAATTTTGGTATAAAAATGAATCTATGGAAGGGTTATCAGCATTAAGTGTTATAACAGCATTTGTTTGTGATATTATATTAgccttatatttatatgattcaGAAAAAACATCATGgttgttattatttgaaaTGTTTATAGGAGTTGCATTATCAGCTTGGAAAGTAACCAAAGCTGTACATGTATCCTTTAGTAAAAAATAcccatttattatatttaaagataaaaaaaattatacagaATCGATGaccaaaaaatatgataaaattgcaataaaatatgtaggtattttattaataccaTGCCTTATAGGATATGCTATATAtgctttattttattttaaatacaaATCTTGgtattcttatattatttcagTATTAGCAGGAACTGTTTATACCTTTGGCTTTATTATGATGACACCTCAactttatattaattataaattaaaatctGTTGAACATTTACCATGGAAAGCATTAATATACAAATCATTAAACACATTTATTGATGATGTAGCTTTCTTTTTAATCGATATGCCATGGATGCATAAACTCTCTTGTTTTCGTGatgatataattttcttgtgttatatttatcaaagATGTATATACAAAGtagataaaaatagaaatgaGACACTtacacaaaatgaaaaaatagacaacaacaataatgcAAAACAAAATGACCAATTAAGGGAATTGACACAGGAACAAAATGTTGTAGACTCTCAcgacaaaaaaaatgattaa
- a CDS encoding UVB-resistance protein UVR8 homologue — translation MLKIGNVVKNKRCFLKYDVKFYSSKKKVETKKNKEQKYNLWRWGCPGDSLFSSIKVGEKNKMPEKLSEFENVNIEKISAGCNHSAFIIDGKIFTYGLNDKGQLGRTLDGNEKSQNYSLIPKEVKTNEDIKFTNVCCGYKHTLAIDENNELYSWGWGGNLFKGANGLGQGNKNNINIPKRVETFKNEDSEFINISCGEQHSLALTKNGKVYGCGKGEFGRLGKGNHGDQLFFEEIDYFVSNNIEIKDISCGHSFSAALSKNGDVYVWGRNDYGQLGIENSIGDLYSHEVYPNKVKYFEIENIKIKYIACGDNHMIACSENNIIYFWGSRAWLEPKAITLNPLYQNSLIKKNIEKIDAGGSTYYYSMLLSDYKLYSWGKYNSSCLALKDKKNHNEPTLVDSALFNNEKICDISCGRGRVLAKTLANN, via the coding sequence ATGCTTAAGATAGGAAATGTTGTGAAGAATAAAAGgtgttttttaaaatatgacGTAAAATTTTATAGTAGTAAGAAAAAGGTGGAgacgaaaaaaaataaagaacagaaatataatttatggaGATGGGGATGTCCAGGTGATagtttattttcttctataaAAGTTGGAGAAAAAAACAAGATGCCTGAAAAATTAAGTGAATTTGAAAATGTAAACATAGAGAAAATATCAGCTGGTTGTAATCATTCAGCTTTTATTATAGATGGAAAAATTTTTACATATGGATTAAATGATAAAGGTCAGTTAGGAAGAACATTAGATGGAAATGAAAAATCACAAAATTATTCATTAATACCAAAAGAAGTAAAAAcaaatgaagatataaaatttacaaaTGTATGTTGTGGATATAAACATACATTAGCtattgatgaaaataatgaattgtATAGTTGGGGATGGGGTGGAAATCTTTTTAAAGGAGCTAATGGATTAGGTcaaggaaataaaaataatataaatatacctAAAAGAGTTGaaacatttaaaaatgaagattctgaatttataaatatatcctGTGGTGAACAACATAGTTTAGCTTTAacaaaaaatggaaaagtTTATGGATGTGGAAAAGGAGAATTTGGAAGGTTAGGTAAAGGTAATCATGGTGAtcaattattttttgaagaaATAGATTATTTtgttagtaataatattgaaattAAGGATATAAGTTGTGGACATAGCTTTTCAGCAGCCCTTTCAAAAAATGGAGATGTATATGTTTGGGGAAGAAATGATTATGGTCAATTAGGTATAGAAAATAGTATTGGAGATCTATATTCTCATGAAGTATATCCTAATAAAGttaaatattttgaaattgaaaatattaaaataaaatatattgctTGTGGTGATAATCATATGATTGCTTGttcagaaaataatattatttatttttgggGATCAAGAGCTTGGCTTGAACCAAAAGCTATAACATTAAATCCTTTATATCAAAAtagtttaataaaaaaaaatatcgaaAAAATTGACGCAGGAGGTagtacatattattattcaatgCTACTATCtgattataaattatattcatgGGGAAAATATAATTCCTCTTGTTTAGCTCtaaaggataaaaaaaatcataacgAACCAACCTTAGTAGATTCTGCCttatttaataatgaaaagataTGTGATATCTCGTGTGGTAGAGGACGCGTTCTTGCAAAAACATTGGCAAATAATTAA